In Paenibacillus bovis, one DNA window encodes the following:
- a CDS encoding homing endonuclease associated repeat-containing protein, whose translation MNTKERQIIECLQKAAAHFQTNSLSCRQYKSYRSKYAPDLLSASTIGKRWGKWSIAIEKAGLHTGHRTLPRCTRCGKRYTRQDSEQGYCPPCSMIRQTVTSHALQQIRYFSREMIILALQAAAGSERTSLTLSEYRRFVRKQTTGQYASSSTICNRFSSWKAALQAAGLNEPPSIQKLSKSPYTTELLLKTLRTAAEQVDGTLTTPKFSQLYQRPSVTVIRNRFGGWNEALQAAGLYTTESLNSRQEVLQKT comes from the coding sequence ATGAATACAAAAGAACGTCAAATTATTGAATGCCTTCAAAAAGCTGCAGCTCACTTTCAAACGAACTCTCTCTCCTGCAGACAATATAAATCATACCGAAGCAAATACGCCCCAGACTTATTAAGCGCCAGTACAATAGGAAAGCGCTGGGGTAAGTGGAGCATAGCCATTGAGAAAGCAGGTTTACATACTGGTCACCGGACACTACCACGCTGTACGCGCTGCGGGAAGCGATATACCCGGCAAGATAGTGAACAGGGTTACTGTCCTCCTTGCAGCATGATCCGGCAGACTGTAACCTCCCACGCCTTGCAACAAATTAGATACTTCAGTCGTGAGATGATTATTTTAGCTTTACAGGCAGCAGCCGGATCTGAACGTACCAGTCTGACACTATCAGAGTACAGACGTTTTGTCCGGAAACAAACTACGGGGCAGTACGCATCTTCTTCTACAATTTGTAACCGGTTTAGTTCTTGGAAAGCCGCGCTGCAAGCGGCCGGATTAAATGAGCCTCCATCGATCCAGAAGCTCTCCAAATCGCCGTATACAACAGAGCTGCTGCTGAAGACTCTTCGTACAGCTGCTGAACAAGTGGATGGGACTCTTACCACCCCTAAGTTTAGCCAACTATATCAACGACCTTCTGTGACTGTGATCCGGAATCGATTCGGTGGGTGGAATGAAGCGTTACAAGCAGCTGGTCTTTATACAACAGAGAGCTTGAATTCCAGACAAGAAGTTCTACAGAAAACATAA
- a CDS encoding excalibur calcium-binding domain-containing protein produces MRFVIANVEVKSAAAEKKEPAPAEKKPVAPKTPAAQPEVKKQPVKEETPIVREDPSSYVSYQNCSAVRAAGADPLYESDPGYSTKLDRDRDGVACE; encoded by the coding sequence ATGCGCTTTGTGATTGCAAACGTAGAGGTGAAGTCAGCTGCTGCAGAGAAAAAAGAGCCAGCACCTGCAGAGAAAAAACCAGTTGCACCGAAGACTCCGGCTGCACAACCGGAAGTTAAAAAGCAGCCGGTGAAAGAGGAAACGCCGATTGTAAGAGAAGATCCATCCAGTTACGTCTCCTACCAAAATTGTTCAGCAGTAAGAGCAGCTGGAGCCGATCCCCTCTACGAGAGCGATCCAGGCTACAGTACCAAATTGGATCGGGACCGGGATGGTGTCGCCTGCGAGTAA